One Longimicrobiaceae bacterium DNA segment encodes these proteins:
- the ribD gene encoding bifunctional diaminohydroxyphosphoribosylaminopyrimidine deaminase/5-amino-6-(5-phosphoribosylamino)uracil reductase RibD — protein MADGALGPDDALWMRRALDLAVRGWGRVAPNPMVGCVIVRDGNVVGEGWHTEYGEPHAEVEALRAAGDAARGATAYVTLEPCSHFGKTPPCTDALIAPGVSRVVYAAADPNPKAAGGASVLRDAGIEVTGGVEEQAARDVNAVFFHAHGNYARPFIALKLALTLDSRIADRDRRSVWITGEEARAEVHRLRAGFDAIGVGIGTAEADDPQLTVRGPLQPRKPPIRVVFDRHLMLQPDSYLARTAAQVPVIDFCEFVPTGGRLNAMDDAGVIVLPGDGLTDWLWMLRQEGARSLLVEGGAGLAGSLLDAEVVDRLYIFYAPVLLGPQGLDAFGRIGSPAIHEAHRWRRLDTQAFGADTLITLARE, from the coding sequence GTGGCGGACGGCGCGCTCGGGCCCGACGACGCGCTGTGGATGCGGCGAGCGCTGGACCTGGCGGTGCGCGGCTGGGGACGCGTCGCGCCGAACCCGATGGTCGGCTGCGTGATCGTCCGCGACGGGAACGTCGTCGGTGAAGGCTGGCACACGGAGTACGGCGAGCCGCACGCGGAGGTGGAGGCGCTGCGGGCGGCGGGAGATGCGGCGCGGGGCGCGACGGCGTACGTGACGCTGGAGCCCTGCTCGCACTTCGGGAAGACTCCGCCGTGCACGGATGCGCTGATCGCCCCGGGAGTCTCCCGCGTCGTCTACGCCGCGGCCGACCCGAATCCGAAGGCCGCGGGCGGAGCGTCCGTCCTCCGCGATGCAGGGATCGAGGTTACGGGAGGAGTGGAGGAGCAGGCGGCGCGGGACGTGAACGCGGTCTTCTTCCACGCACACGGGAACTATGCCCGGCCGTTCATCGCCCTCAAGCTGGCGCTGACGCTGGATTCGCGTATTGCGGATCGCGACCGGCGCTCGGTCTGGATCACGGGCGAGGAGGCGCGGGCCGAGGTGCACCGCCTGCGCGCGGGGTTCGACGCCATCGGCGTGGGCATCGGCACGGCCGAGGCGGACGACCCGCAACTCACGGTGCGGGGCCCGCTCCAGCCCAGGAAGCCGCCCATCCGCGTGGTATTCGACCGGCATCTCATGCTGCAGCCGGACAGCTACCTGGCACGGACCGCGGCGCAGGTGCCGGTGATCGACTTCTGCGAGTTCGTCCCGACGGGCGGGCGGTTGAACGCCATGGACGATGCGGGCGTGATCGTCCTTCCCGGCGACGGCCTCACGGACTGGCTGTGGATGCTGCGCCAGGAAGGTGCCCGCTCGCTGCTCGTGGAAGGCGGCGCGGGGCTGGCGGGTTCGCTGCTGGATGCGGAGGTGGTTGACAGGCTGTACATCTTCTATGCACCCGTGCTGCTCGGCCCCCAGGGGCTGGACGCGTTCGGGCGGATCGGCAGCCCCGCGATCCACGAGGCGCACCGCTGGCGGCGGCTGGACACACAAGCGTTCGGCGCCGACACCCTGATCACCCTGGCTCGCGAGTAG